In Podospora pseudopauciseta strain CBS 411.78 chromosome 2 map unlocalized CBS411.78m_2, whole genome shotgun sequence, the genomic stretch agaaaagacactATGGGCTTGCAagccacataataagcaccggattggcctgatcagagggccagaattaccTGCACACGTGCAAGGCACCAAATacgaagaaaataaaagtcgacatcttgtctaaaatagaatgtaagaagcagaccgcttatatacatgacccctgaactCCTGAATCCACCGAGAGCCGCACTTTCTCACCCCTCTGATCAGAAAGACTTTAGGCCtgtagccgcaccccaaaccaatacaTATTTATCACGCCGCTATTATAACTAGATGATATATATATGCCGGTAATAAACGTTTAGTATCTATGTAACTCCGCCTCCATAAAGCTTTTGCGTGAGATATTCCTTTATTGGAGTAGCTCTGAATagctatatatctatatatatatatatatatgctaagttataaatatcttttaaaATACTCTTCTGATCTGATTTTTCTTCACTGTAATTCCAAGCTCGTATAGTCATCAATCCTAGCTTTTTATGTCTTAATAAATACCTAATCCCAGCATCTTTCTGTCTAAATAATTAGCTGACTTCAGCTTTCACTATCAAAGCTATATGTAACAAAAGCTGAAACTACTTATTGTCTTTAAAATgcttatattatagtttaaaAAACTTAGATCAAGCATTCAAGAGCGAGATTAACATACATAAATTTTTATACCGGCTGTGACGGCATATAGCTTAGAGCAGGATactgggttagggttgggaAGACTAGGGCTGAAGATAAAACTATGGCCAATGagagagcaaaaaaaaaaagcacaGGCCAGATGAGGCAACAGGCAGAGCAGGGCATAGATATTTGGGAGAGCGAGCAAGCCTACTAcactttactttttttttcttcttaaTCTCACAATTACTTCAGCTACAGAATACTATATTGGCTTTGAGTTGTAGTACTTCAGCTTCGTGACAATTGTTTTTATATCTTGCGTTGCGCCTCAGCgctttgttttttttttttttttggttttttttttttggagaaAAAATTTCCTTATTATAATCCAAGCTTTGTTTCTACTAATCCAAACATATTATATCCAAAAGCTATCCTCAACACGCTAGGACAAAAGAGATAAAAAAGCTTAAATTATCGACGTAGGAAGTTTAGATTATAGACGGCAAAAGCTGAGACTAAGTTTGAATTACAGTTAAAAGAGCTTGGATTGAGTACTAAAATTCTAAAGCAAAAAGTCCCCCGCAGTGTGTAACATGTATAAAAAGCGAAAGATGCGTGCGGTGTGGTGTGTAGCATACACAGAAAGCAAAAGATAGGGGCCACCCGGGGATTGAACCCGGGACCTCTCGCAAGCTAGTATTCTGAGAAGAATTTTCACTTTGTAAACATCAGGGTGAGCCCTAAGCGAGAATCATACCACTAGACCAGCGGCCCTGTTTCCACATCATTTCAGATGTGGATGTCTCTCGGTGGCAGAAGCTCCAGCTAAGTAGCGCCACCCTGCCAGCTCCGTTTCCCAGCATGATTCAACTCCTAACCCCAATTCATAACCCCAACTATTCACCACGGTGATACCTTCCAGCTTTGGCGTCAATGGATGCAAATATGGTGTGAGGTTTACAAATCCTTTGTGTCTTCGTCTGCAGGGGGGTCAATGTCGAGGACGCTCAGGGGGCTGTTATGCATCAGTCAAACATCCACGTAAAGGCAAAAATAAGCAAACCTACCCCTTCTTGACCATGATACTCATAATCTCAAATAGCGCATCCGCAGCCGCCATCGTGGTGTGCTCAGCGTTGGTATCATAGGCGGGCTGTTATCACACCCCCTTgtcagccatcatcatctctccTTAACCAGCCCTTTCACCACAGCCGTATCAAGAAGGAACTCACAGCAACCTCAACAATATCCGCCCCCACCAaattcaccccctccaaccccctcaaaataGTCCTCAACTCCCTCGTGCTCCAACCCCCCGTTTCGGGCGTGCCCGTGGCAGGCGCAAAAGCCGGATCAAGCGTATCAATATCCAGGCTCAAATAAACAGGGTTCTTCGTCCCGACCCGTTCCCTTATCTTCTTGATGATTCCCTCCGTCCCTATAGTGtcaatctccctcgcctccacaATCTCGAAGCCACAATAGCCATCGTTCTCATAATCACTCGGCCCCGAAAGAGTTGTGCGGATTCCCGCGTGGATGTTTGTGTCGTTTCGCAAAAGGCCCTCCTGTGCCGCGTGGTAGAAATACGTTCCGTGGTTGATGGAGGCCGTTTCCGAAGGCGAGCCGCCGAATACCTTTGGCTTCCAGGTGTCGAGGTGGGAGTCAAAGTGGATGACTGTCACGGGGCCGTAGGCGCGATTGATAGAACGTAAAAGGGGGAGTGTGATGGTGTGGTCGCCTCCAAGGGTGATCACTCTCGGGAGGGTCTTGCCTTTGAGGGAGGGGCCGGGTTTGGTGGCGTCCGTGGTTggggggcgggagaggatggagaagTGGCCGTTTTCGATTTGGTGGAGGGCGTAGGTGTTGTCGTAGGATGTCACCGGGATGTCGCCGCAGTCTATGACTTTGGCCCAGGAGTTGAAGGGGTTTGTGTCGAGGGGGACGTTGTAGCCGCCGCTAGAAGGGGGCCGTCAGTCGGTGTGGATGGtagaggtgaggagggttaCACATACTAGAGGTTGAGCCTTCTTGAACCCTGCCGGATGCCGGAGGGGCCGAACCTAGCGCCGGGACGGTAGGACGTGCCCGTGTCGAAGGGAGCGCCTTGTTTATTTATGCTTATTAGCCTGGCTGCCTGACGTTGTGTATCCAGGcggttggttgttgtgtaACAGACGTACCAATGAAAGCGATGTCATAGTCAATGTCCTTGTGAAAGAGACAAGGAAGATAAGGAAGACGCCCAAAGGTTGAGATGCCAGAGAAGACAGAGTCCGCCTGTGAGCTGTGTTAGCCAACAAGACATGGACGATCTCTAGATGACTGACCTGAGTCCCTCCATCGCCTGGCAGGGTGTTGTACCACAGAGATTTGTGAGGCCCCGCCATGTTCTTTTGATGCTCATGGTCACCATGCGCCAGAACGGCAGCTGTAAGCCACAGGGCGAGCAGACCCTGAGTTGCCATAATGTCGATTTGTGAGTTCCGATGTGTGATGTTGATACAGACACCAGAGCAGCGAAAATATGGCCAAGGCATCACTCCTTTTATGGTCCAGCGCACCTTTCCCCTCGGCTTGGGACTCTGCGAGCCATCGACCAACAATCGTCACCACTTGCTGCAGCCCAATTCCCTTGAAGCACATCTCCGGCCTTATCACAGATAATGACATGCCTCAAACTCCCCCAAGCCCATTTCACTGGACGTCCTTCCACGAACCACCACTGCATGTCATCTCAACGTTTCTCGTTAGGTAACGGTCGTTCCATCATCTCAGTGGAAGCATCACGTCCCATCTCATGCGGGAGCGACAGGAGAGATAAAGCAGAGCGTGTAGAGCATGTTCCCGACTGGGACTGCAGAAGACAGTACACCAATTATAAGGCTTTATGCGATGCTGCAATGGCAAGCTCGTCGATTTCTCGGAATCCCACACTCTGGACGTTGGATAATTCGACCACTAATGGAATCTCTTTTACTTGAAGCGATCGAGACCCGGGAATGCGGGGCTACCGTTCCAGTGCGAATGACATCAAAGGTCTGGAGCGGGGGAACTGGTCCATGGGGGATTGGAGATAGATAGCCGTTGGGAGTGGGATGTTGCTATCTCGGAGACGTATGTATGTATAAGTGCAGATGCCCCCTTGGTGGCGATGTGGTTATTGGTCTTTATTTCTCATACATTCGGTGGCACGCAGGTCCTATTCGCTGCTCAGATATGGTGACATTTGATCGAGGAGATAAGAGCGAGGTATGGAATTGTGTGAGTTTTGAATTTCTTACAAATTTATTTCCGAGTCGGAGATATGTGGTCACCTCCTCATTCAAACATATAATAGAGCCCATGGACAGCTTTGTCTCGACTCCCGATCTTTTCTCCCCATCCACACTTGTGTTACGATGCGGGATCCCCCCCTTGTGGTCGACGGAAGAAAGAACACCTGAAAGGACCCTGCACTCAAAGACGTTTCAAGCCCAACACGTGGTTCCCGAGACAtggagcaaaagaaggcCATTGTTGTCCAGGGATGACACTTGTTGAACCCAGGAAACGGCCGAAGGCAAAGAgtacgagaagaagaaagagaaggagaaggagaaaacAATCGCCGGGCTGACTTGGGCTGGAACGGCTGGTGAGGTCACCGTCTTCACCATGGTTGAGGCGATCTCATTCGTCCCGTTCATCCTGCGGCCAGTGGGACCACCTCCGGTGCGTAGGGCAGTTTCTTGCGCTGATTCGGCCGGTGCCCTGATTTCGCTGCAGAGTGGGCGGGGCCGTGAGCCGGCTCCTGAAAAAGCGCAGCTAGAAACGTCTGATGCAGCAGTCGGTCGTGTCCCACATCAGAAGCTGCCGTGCTGCGGCAAGACAGCGCAACGGATGGCCACTGGATAGCACTGCGTTTCTGCCTGCCCGGATCCGCTTTGGGAGAGGCCATTTCATGCATTGATAAGGATACGTGGACGTTGTTGCTGGATATTGGGCAGAGCCAGAGAGAACTAGCAATGGAAATGGACAATGCAATTCTAGCTGAACGAGATGCAAATCGTCATCGAGGTCGAGACAAGACTTCCAGACTGTGCGGGGAGTGGAGCTCTTGTTCTCCTTGTTCCCCGCCGTGAGAAAGGCTTGGCAGGGAAGTTGGGGATTCTCAGCGCAGGCTCAAGCTAGGGGTACCCTCCTCTCGTTCCCAGCCCGCCTATTTTGAGGTGCATCAAAGACCGGGCCAATCACAAGAAAACCCCTCGAACAGGACAGTTGAATGGGGATGGACCAAATGGACTTGGAAGAAGATGCTCTTCCTCAGCGTGCATTTACATTGCATTTCCCTCCATTCATTACTCTCTCTTTCTAGACAGACACTATCGGGCACGCGCTGCTTCCCCCGGTCCCGTCCTTGATCATACGCTCCGCCCAGGTGTCCCTCCTTCTCACTCACGCTGTGTCTCGAGGTGATTCGCTCTCTGCGTGAACAAGGAAGGTCCCGAACCTGCCACTTGTCGATGTCTCACACAGGTCGCTGCCATCTGCCTCTATCCAGGACGCTGTCCTCCGGCCGCAACTTTCCTTCTGTGATACCTCGCCCAGCAGCTTCGCCGAGAGAAACCCTGCGTGGCGCATTCTTTTTCCAACAGTGAAATCActcgccgccaccgcagCACATTTCCAACAACGACGTAAGCAAATCATCAAACATGATGCCAATCTCTCTCCTTTGACTCTTTCTTCCAACAACTCGTTCACCCCTCCAGACCATCGCCGGACAAGCCGCCTTTCTTCTCCGATGACGGTAGACGGCCGGGGACCTGTGCTCCCCGTTATGGGTTTGTCCCAGGTTGACCAGGCTTTTGGCTTGGAAGCGGACCGCCTCAAAAACCAGCCGCGCATGTTCAAGAGGCACAAGGTTCTGCCACACCCACGCAAAGAGGCCGTTGTGGGAGTAACGGACTTGCAAGTTCAACGGTTGCGATCGCGTTCCGGGCCGGAAAAGCATGTCGAGACTGAACCTCCGCTGTCGCAAGCCGTTATCTCCCCGGCGAGTCGACGACCTCGTCAGCAAGAGCTCCACGTACCAAGACAGCGACGAGGAAGGGGTCCTGAACCGCCACCAACGCCGCCAGCGCATTCACGAACCTCGTCGACGAGCCATCCCGTTGACCCGTCCAGCGACGAGTCGGATGACGCTGAAAGCCCAGCGCAAAGCATAGAGACGGTCCAGCCGCAGTCGCCAGCTACCCCTCCTAATCCACAGACACCTCTCACGCCCGAAATAACACCCCCAGGTCCGGCTGAGTCTCAGCTCAGGGCACGACCTCCGCTTTATGATCGACTCCAGTCGAAAATCACCACCGAGTCGAGCTTCCAGTCGTATAGAACTGCTCCAGAGGTTCCTCTGACGTCTcctgatgaggaggacggcAGTTCATCGCTCCTGAGACCGGCGCTATCATCAGCCCAGACATCTCGGAGCACTGTCAGGCAGTTGAAGGCGGATGGGAAAGAGAAGGTTCAGCCCGTGGGCTTGGGGCTTGGGCTCGAGTCGGGTGAGAAGGAAGCCGAGACTCCAAATAAAACCAGGGAATTTGAGAAATTTGATGGAGGGTGGA encodes the following:
- a CDS encoding uncharacterized protein (EggNog:ENOG503NUEG; COG:G) translates to MPWPYFRCSGVCINITHRNSQIDIMATQGLLALWLTAAVLAHGDHEHQKNMAGPHKSLWYNTLPGDGGTQADSVFSGISTFGRLPYLPCLFHKDIDYDIAFIGAPFDTGTSYRPGARFGPSGIRQGSRRLNLYGGYNVPLDTNPFNSWAKVIDCGDIPVTSYDNTYALHQIENGHFSILSRPPTTDATKPGPSLKGKTLPRVITLGGDHTITLPLLRSINRAYGPVTVIHFDSHLDTWKPKVFGGSPSETASINHGTYFYHAAQEGLLRNDTNIHAGIRTTLSGPSDYENDGYCGFEIVEAREIDTIGTEGIIKKIRERVGTKNPVYLSLDIDTLDPAFAPATGTPETGGWSTRELRTILRGLEGVNLVGADIVEVAPAYDTNAEHTTMAAADALFEIMSIMVKKGPLSVLDIDPPADEDTKDL